In Rhodothermus marinus DSM 4252, a single genomic region encodes these proteins:
- the bioA gene encoding adenosylmethionine--8-amino-7-oxononanoate transaminase: MKETRTIIDALDELAPETLVVWDKTYVWHPFTPMKQYMAGDPVIIRRGRGVKLEDIHGNWYYDGTASIWLNVHGHNVPELNAAIEAQLRRVAHATMLGQANVPAVALAKRLIDVAPKGLQRVFYSDSGATAVEIALKMAVQFWANQGRRTKRYVLGFLNNYHGDTLGAVGVAPDPLFHWPFLDLLPGHPRVPYPYPHDRLTESLEAVEDVLRTRRDELAAVIVEPVEGAGGILPAPPGFLRELRALCDRYDVLLIVDEVATGFGRTGRLFACEADGVTPDLLCLGKGLTGGYLPLAATLTTERVFEAFLGEVEERKTFFHGHSYTGNPLGCAVALASLELLLELLPALPAKVERIRAGLAPLADHPFVAEVRQAGFMVGIEIVADRATRTPFPYGAQVGFIVARHAWRRGMLVRPIGSVLIFMPPLAATETELDEMTAILRASFEDALPELESLAQQIRQQA, from the coding sequence ATGAAAGAAACCCGCACGATCATCGACGCGCTCGACGAGCTGGCTCCCGAAACGCTCGTCGTCTGGGACAAGACCTACGTCTGGCATCCCTTCACGCCCATGAAGCAGTACATGGCCGGAGATCCGGTCATCATCCGGCGCGGCCGGGGCGTGAAGCTCGAAGACATTCACGGCAACTGGTACTACGACGGCACCGCGTCGATCTGGCTGAACGTGCACGGCCACAACGTGCCCGAACTGAACGCGGCCATCGAGGCGCAACTCCGGCGCGTGGCGCACGCGACCATGCTGGGCCAGGCGAACGTGCCCGCCGTCGCGCTCGCCAAACGGCTGATCGATGTGGCTCCGAAGGGTCTGCAGCGCGTCTTCTACTCCGACAGCGGCGCCACGGCCGTCGAGATCGCGCTCAAGATGGCCGTGCAGTTCTGGGCCAACCAGGGCCGGCGCACGAAGCGCTACGTGCTCGGCTTTCTGAACAACTACCACGGCGACACGCTGGGGGCCGTGGGCGTGGCGCCCGACCCGCTCTTTCACTGGCCGTTTCTGGACCTGTTGCCCGGCCACCCGCGCGTGCCCTACCCCTACCCGCACGATCGACTGACTGAAAGCCTCGAAGCCGTCGAAGACGTGCTGCGCACGCGCCGAGACGAGCTGGCGGCCGTGATCGTCGAGCCCGTCGAAGGCGCCGGGGGCATCCTGCCCGCTCCGCCGGGCTTTTTGCGGGAGCTGCGCGCGCTGTGCGACCGCTACGACGTACTGCTGATCGTCGACGAGGTGGCCACCGGCTTCGGGCGCACGGGCCGGCTCTTTGCCTGCGAGGCCGACGGCGTCACGCCCGATCTGCTCTGCCTGGGCAAAGGGCTGACCGGCGGTTACCTGCCGCTGGCTGCCACGCTCACGACCGAACGGGTCTTCGAGGCGTTTCTGGGCGAAGTCGAGGAGCGCAAGACGTTCTTCCACGGCCACTCCTACACGGGCAATCCGCTGGGCTGCGCCGTGGCGCTGGCCAGTCTGGAGCTGCTGCTCGAGCTGCTTCCCGCGCTGCCGGCAAAAGTCGAACGCATCCGAGCCGGACTGGCCCCGCTGGCCGATCATCCGTTCGTGGCCGAAGTGCGCCAGGCCGGATTCATGGTGGGGATCGAGATCGTGGCCGATCGGGCCACGCGCACGCCGTTTCCCTACGGGGCCCAGGTGGGCTTCATCGTGGCCCGCCATGCCTGGCGGCGGGGCATGCTCGTGCGGCCGATCGGCTCGGTGCTGATCTTCATGCCTCCGCTGGCCGCCACCGAGACCGAACTGGACGAAATGACGGCCATCCTGCGCGCGTCCTTCGAAGACGCATTGCCCGAACTGGAATCGCTCGCGCAACAGATCCGACAGCAAGCATGA
- a CDS encoding 3-oxoacyl-ACP synthase III family protein, producing the protein MLPEQSLTTPLPATATAAPARRAAVLGVGAALPAHREPSTETERRLGLPPGWIARRTGIRERPLVGPDEATSDLAVRAGAAALAQAELSPERIGLLLLATSTPDHLLPPTAPVVAHRLGLKHAGAVDLAGACSGFLYALALADGYVRLQRTCVLVIGANVLSRRTNPDDPKTSALFADGAGAVVLGPSEGSRGIVACWLGADGSCWDDLYIPAGGSRRPLTPERVARGEHLMYMKDGRALFRRAATGMAEAGRRVLQQAGLDLDDVAWWIPHQANHRLIEEARRQLGMPEARTVNLVDRIGNSSAATIPLALALEAHRFAPGDLLLLTAVGAGLLSAAVLIQW; encoded by the coding sequence ATGTTGCCTGAACAGTCCCTGACCACACCGCTCCCTGCGACGGCCACCGCCGCCCCGGCGCGGCGAGCGGCCGTGCTGGGCGTGGGCGCGGCGCTTCCGGCCCACCGCGAGCCGAGCACCGAAACCGAACGGCGCCTGGGCCTGCCGCCGGGCTGGATCGCCCGACGCACGGGCATCCGGGAGCGTCCGCTCGTGGGTCCCGACGAAGCCACGAGCGATCTGGCCGTCCGTGCCGGGGCGGCCGCGCTGGCACAGGCCGAGCTGTCCCCTGAGCGCATCGGCCTGCTGCTGCTGGCCACGAGCACGCCCGACCACCTGCTGCCACCGACGGCGCCCGTCGTGGCCCATCGCCTGGGGCTGAAGCACGCAGGCGCCGTCGATCTGGCCGGCGCCTGCAGCGGCTTCCTGTATGCGCTGGCGCTGGCCGACGGCTACGTGCGCCTGCAGCGTACCTGCGTGCTCGTGATCGGCGCCAACGTGCTCAGCCGCCGCACCAACCCCGACGACCCGAAAACCTCGGCGCTTTTTGCCGACGGGGCCGGCGCCGTCGTGCTCGGCCCCTCGGAGGGTTCGCGCGGCATCGTGGCCTGCTGGCTGGGCGCCGACGGCTCCTGCTGGGACGACCTCTACATCCCGGCCGGTGGAAGCCGCCGACCGCTCACGCCCGAACGCGTGGCCCGCGGCGAACACCTCATGTACATGAAAGACGGCCGCGCGCTCTTCCGACGGGCCGCCACCGGCATGGCCGAAGCCGGGCGACGCGTGCTCCAGCAGGCCGGCCTCGACCTCGACGACGTCGCCTGGTGGATTCCGCATCAGGCCAACCACCGGCTGATCGAAGAAGCCCGCCGGCAACTGGGCATGCCTGAAGCGCGCACCGTCAACCTCGTCGATCGGATCGGCAACAGCTCGGCCGCCACGATTCCGCTGGCGCTGGCGCTCGAAGCGCATCGCTTCGCCCCCGGCGACCTGCTGCTGCTCACGGCCGTGGGCGCCGGACTGCTTTCGGCCGCCGTGCTGATCCAATGGTAA
- the bioF gene encoding 8-amino-7-oxononanoate synthase, whose amino-acid sequence MEWLTRQLRQLEAKGLRRTLRPLAAGPYVERDGRRLLNLASNDYLGLSTDPRLTAAAREALERWGVGAGAARLVVGDRPVHEALEAALAALKETEAALVFPSGYAANVGVLSALAGPRDQIFADALNHASLNDGARLSRARFRYYRHRDLEQLERLLQGPGPAPGGRRFIVTDAIFSMDGTVAPLPELAELAARYDAVLVVDDAHGTGIVGPEGRGTAHHLGVADRIPVQVATLSKALGVQGGAALGSRALVDYLLHRARAFIYSTGISPVLAAAALEAVRLVQSDEGARRRHRQQAHVARLKAGLEALGYTVRHEPPAPMLAVLVGAPEAALRLSAMLETRGVLAPAIRPPTVPPGTSRIRLAPMATHTDDDIEAALAAFPEAEAIQPHVA is encoded by the coding sequence ATGGAGTGGCTCACCCGGCAACTCCGGCAGCTTGAGGCGAAAGGACTGCGCCGCACGCTCCGGCCGCTTGCGGCCGGTCCGTACGTGGAACGTGACGGCCGCCGCCTGCTGAACCTGGCCTCGAACGACTACCTGGGGCTGAGCACGGATCCGCGTCTGACGGCGGCCGCCCGCGAGGCGCTGGAGCGCTGGGGTGTCGGGGCCGGGGCCGCCCGGCTGGTGGTGGGCGACCGCCCCGTGCACGAAGCGCTCGAGGCGGCCCTGGCCGCCCTCAAGGAAACCGAAGCCGCCCTGGTGTTTCCGAGCGGCTATGCGGCCAACGTGGGCGTGCTCTCGGCACTCGCGGGTCCGCGCGACCAGATCTTTGCGGACGCGCTCAACCACGCCAGCCTGAACGACGGCGCCCGGCTCAGCCGCGCCCGCTTCCGCTACTACCGCCACCGCGACCTGGAGCAACTCGAGCGGCTCCTGCAGGGGCCCGGACCGGCCCCGGGCGGCCGCCGCTTCATCGTGACGGATGCCATCTTCAGCATGGACGGCACGGTGGCGCCGCTTCCGGAGCTGGCCGAACTGGCCGCCCGCTACGACGCCGTGCTCGTCGTGGACGACGCGCACGGCACCGGGATCGTGGGCCCCGAAGGCCGGGGCACCGCCCATCATCTGGGCGTGGCCGATCGGATTCCCGTGCAGGTGGCCACGCTCTCGAAGGCGCTGGGCGTGCAGGGAGGCGCCGCGCTGGGATCGCGGGCGCTCGTCGACTACCTGCTGCACCGCGCCCGCGCCTTCATCTACAGCACGGGGATTTCGCCCGTGCTGGCCGCTGCGGCGCTGGAGGCCGTCCGCCTGGTGCAGTCCGACGAAGGCGCGCGGCGACGGCACCGGCAACAGGCGCACGTTGCCCGCCTGAAGGCCGGGCTCGAAGCCCTGGGCTACACGGTCCGGCACGAACCACCGGCGCCCATGCTGGCCGTGCTGGTGGGTGCGCCCGAGGCGGCATTGCGTCTGTCGGCTATGCTGGAAACGCGCGGCGTGCTCGCCCCGGCCATTCGGCCGCCGACGGTGCCGCCCGGCACCAGCCGGATCCGACTGGCCCCCATGGCCACGCACACCGACGACGACATCGAGGCGGCTCTGGCCGCCTTTCCCGAAGCCGAAGCGATCCAGCCCCATGTTGCCTGA
- the bioD gene encoding dethiobiotin synthase, with the protein MNGLLVTGTDTGVGKTVVAAGLARLLHEAGYRVGVLKPVETGWEGPPGNWPPDARMLAEGARVDNPPEQVAPCVYAEPLAPLVAARRAGRPVDLERIEAAWRWLQDRDWVLVETAGGLSVPLTDTLDYASLAARWKLPVLVVSRPGLGTLNHTFLTVHYARSRGLPVVGVVLCGYPEQPDVAEQTNPAMIEEMCHVPVLGRVPRRPAITSADEAAAAVAEGLRLEAFLARYEELQQRVLHD; encoded by the coding sequence ATGAACGGACTGCTCGTTACCGGAACGGACACCGGCGTGGGGAAAACCGTGGTGGCCGCCGGGCTGGCGCGGCTGCTGCACGAGGCCGGCTACCGGGTGGGCGTGCTCAAGCCCGTCGAGACCGGCTGGGAGGGACCGCCGGGAAACTGGCCGCCCGACGCCCGCATGCTGGCCGAAGGGGCCCGCGTGGACAATCCGCCCGAGCAGGTGGCCCCCTGTGTCTATGCCGAACCGCTGGCCCCCCTGGTGGCCGCACGCCGCGCCGGCCGTCCGGTGGACCTCGAGCGCATCGAGGCGGCCTGGCGGTGGCTGCAGGACCGCGACTGGGTGCTCGTCGAGACAGCCGGCGGGCTGTCGGTGCCGCTGACCGACACGCTCGACTATGCCAGCCTGGCCGCCCGCTGGAAACTGCCCGTGCTGGTAGTGTCGCGCCCCGGTCTGGGCACGCTCAACCACACGTTCCTGACCGTACACTACGCCCGGAGCCGGGGGCTGCCCGTGGTGGGTGTGGTGCTCTGCGGCTACCCGGAGCAGCCCGACGTGGCCGAGCAGACGAACCCGGCCATGATCGAAGAAATGTGCCACGTGCCCGTGCTGGGCCGCGTGCCACGCCGTCCGGCCATCACGTCGGCCGACGAGGCGGCCGCGGCCGTCGCCGAAGGGCTGCGCCTGGAAGCCTTCCTGGCCCGCTACGAGGAGCTGCAACAGCGCGTACTGCACGACTGA